The genomic interval ATCGTACTCAACCGGCTCCTTGCCGTGCTTGCGATCCACGTAATGCTGGACCATCGTTTTGCCGTCCTGGATCGCGTCGAGCGGACCGGGACGAAACAGCGAGCCCGCCGCGATCACGTCGTCGAAGCAGGTCGGCTTGAGCTCCGTGATGAACCGGCGCATCCCCGAGCTCTCAAGCTGGAACACGCCGACCGTGTCGCCGCGCGAGAGCATCCGGTAGGTATCGGCGTCGTCCAGCCGCAGCCGGTTCAGGTCCGGCGGCGGCTTGCCGCCGGCCTTGATCAGCGCGAGCGTGTCGGCGATCAGCGTCAGGTTCTTGAGCGCGAGGAAGTCGAACTTGACGAGCCCGATTTCCTCGACGCCCTTCATCGAATACTGCGTGATCGCCAGCGCGGCTTCGTCGCGTTCCTTGTCCACGTACAGCGGCACCAGGTCGCTGAGCGGCTGATCGGAAATGACGACGCCCGCCGCATGGCGCGAGGCGTGGCGCAGCAGGCCTTCGAGCTTGAACGCGTAGTTGAAAAGATCGGGATGCAGTTTGCGCTCGGCCTTGAGCCGCGGCTCCATCTCGAGCGCGTCGGCGAGCGGGAAATCGCGGCCCTGCTTGGGCGCCGGATACAGCTTGACGATTTTGTCGGTCTCCGCGAATGACAGTCCGAGCACCCGGCCGACGTCGCGAATCGCCTGCTTGCCCTTGATCGTTCCAAACGTGATTATTTGCGCGACGCGATCGTCGCCGTACTTCTTGCGCACGTAATCGAGCACCTCGTCGCGCCGCTCGAAGCAAAAGTCCACGTCGATATCGGGCATCGACTTGCGCCCCGGATTCAGCCATCGCTCGAACAGCAGCCGATGCTCGACGGGATCGACCTCGGTGATTCCCAGCGCGTACGAAACCAGGCTGCCGACCACCGAGCCGCGGCCCGGGCCGACCGGAATTCCAAGCCCGCGCGCGTAGCCGATGAAATCGGCGACGATCAGCATATAGCCCGAGAAGCCCATGTCGCGGATTACCGGAATCTCGCGATCGATGCGTTCCTGGTACTGCGACTCGTCGAAATCAGCGCGTCGCGCGCGAATCTCTGCCAGGCGGGCGGTCAACCCCTCGCGCGCTCGGTGCTCCATCTCGGCGTCAAGGTCAACGCCCGGACCGGACTTGAAAACCGGGAAATGAAATTTGCCGAATTCGAATTCGAAATCGATTCGCCGCGCAATCTCGACGCTGTTGCGCAACTCCTCGGCTCCCGCGCCGAATGCGCTCGCCATCTCCTCGGGCGTCTTGACGTAAAGTTCGTCGGTATCGAAACGCCATCGCGTTTCATCGGCCATGGTCTTGCCGGTTTGGATGCAGAGCAGGACTTCATGCGCCTTGGCGTCTTCGCGATGCAGGTAATGGCAATCATTGGTCGCGACCAGCGGCAGCCCGACCTGTTTGCCGATTTCGCGCAACGCCTCGTTGTACGGCGAATGGAGCTTGTTGTCCTGGAGTTCGAGATAGTAGCGGCCCGGAAACATTTTGGCGTACGACTCGGCGGTCTCGCGCGCCTTGTCCATGCGATCCTGCCGGAGCCATCGCGCGATCTCGCCTGACAGGCAGCCCGACAGCACGATCAATCCGCCGGACAGCTCGGCGAGAATTTCCTTGTCGATGCGCGGTTTGTAGTAGAGCCCGTCCTGGTACGCGGTCGTGAGCAGCTTGCAGAGATTTCGATAACCTTCACGATTCTGCGCGAGCAGGATCAGATGAAAGTTGCCGCCGCCGTCGAAGTCGTCGCTGCGCGCAACTTGCGTGCGATCGGTGCGCTTGCCCGGCGCCAGGTACGCCTCGCATCCAATGATCGGCTTGACTCCGGCCGCCCTGGCCTTCTGATAAAACTCGACCGCGCCGAACATGTTGCCATGATCGGTCATCGCGATCGCTTCCATCCCGGACGCCTTGGCGTGATCGATGAGCGGCCCGATTTTGTTGGCGCCGTCGAGGAGGCTGTACTGCGTGTGGACGTGAAGATGGACGAAACTCATAGCGGCCCCTCCCCCTGCACCGGACTTGCAGCATCCGCTGCCCGCCCGTTCCCCTCACATCTATATTGCTCGCGCGCGCCGCCAGCAGGCGATTGCTTCGCGACGCGCACGAGCAACGAAAACAACTGCTACTTCTTTTTCTCGGCCGCCTCGGGCTTCCTGGCCGCCTCGGGCTTCTTGGCCGTCTTGTCCTTGTCGCCGCCTTCTTTGGCTGCACCCTCGGCGGGAGCGGCCGCGGCGCCTTCCACCGGCGCACCCTCGACAACCGCGCCTTCGACCGGTTCCGCAACTGCGACGACTGCCACTTCCGCAACGGTCGGCGGCAGCACGCTGACCACTGGATAATCGGTGTCGAAGATCGGCTTGACGCTGCCGGGGAACTTGACCGCCGAGACGTGAATGACGTCGTGAATATCGACGTCGGACACGTCAACCTCGATCGAGTCGGGAATTTCCAGCGGCAGGCATTCCACCGTAGCGGTGCGCGCGAGCGGCGCCAGGATTCCGCCGTTGGCGACGCCTTTGGCCTTGCCCGTGAACTTGAGCGCCACTTCGACGCGAATCGGCCGGTTGAGATCCACCTCGTACAGATCCGCGTGCAGGATCTCGCCCGACACCGGCGCGCGCTGCACGTCCTTGAAAATCACGTGCTTGCCGTCGATCTCCGCAGCGCTCGACTTGAGCTTGACGATGCGGGTGTGCGCGGCCGCCGAAATCCTGGCCTTCAGTTCCAGCCGATCGATCGCCAGCGGCATCGGCGCGGTCGTGGGTCCGTACAATATTGCGGGCACGCGGCCATTGCGCCGCAGCGCGTTGTTCTGACCCTTGGGTCGGGTGGCGCGTTTCTCGCAGGCTAGTTCACCGGTCTCCATTGTGTCCTCGCTTGATGGTTGGCGCGCTCATGCAAAGAGCGAGCTTACCGACTCCTCATTATGAATTCGCTTGACCGCTTCCGCCAGCAGGCTTGCGACCGACAGCACCCGGAGCTTGGTGAGCTCGGCCTGTGCCTTGGCGCGCAGCGGGATAGTGTTGGTCGTAACAATTTCAGTGATGTTCGATTTATTCAGGCGCTCGCAGGCCGGATCCGACAGGATCGGATGCGTCGCGACTGCGATTACTTCCGACGCGCCGGCGTTGGCGACCACCTTGGCCGCCTCGGTGATGGTGCCGGCGGTATCGATCATGTCGTCAACCAGCAGCGCGATCGAGTCCTTCACTTCGCCCACCAGTTGCATCTCGGCGACTTCGCTCGCGCGCCGGCGGCGCTTGTCGATAATCGCGAGGTTCGCGTTGAGCCGCCGCGCGTAGGCGCGCGCGCGTTCCACGCCGCCCGCGTCGGGCGACACCACCGAAACCTTCTTTCCTTCGATGCGCTTGCGCAGGTAATTGATCAACACCGGCATCGCGTACAGGTTGTCCACCGGAATGTTGAAGAAGCCCTGAATTTGGCCAGCGTGCAGATCCACCGTGAGCACCCGATTCACGCCCGCGGTCGTGATCAGGTCGGCTACCACCTTTGCGCTGATCGGCACGCGCGGCGCAACCTTGCGATCCTGCCGGGCATAGCCGAAGTACGGGATCACCGCCGTGATGCGCCCGGCCGACGCGCGCCGGAGCGCATCGGTGACCAGGATCAGTTCCATCAGGTTCTCGTTGGGCGGCGTGCAGGTCGACTGGATGACGAAGCAATCGCCGCCGCGCACGTTCTCGCGGATTTCGACCATCACTTCGCCGTCGGGAAAATGGCCAACCTCGGCTTCGCCCAGCTTCACGCCGAGATGTTCCGTCACCTCGCGCGCGAGCGCGGGATTGGAGTTCCCGGTGAAAACTTCGAGTTGGTCCTTGACCCCGTCCGACATCTTCAATTCCCCCGCGTCGTGATCATCATGTGATTCTTCAAGTACCGCAAACTACCGCACAGGTTGGCTGGGCGGGAAGGATTCGAACCTTCGAATGCCAGGTCCAAAGCCTGGTGCCTTACCAGCTTGGCGACCGCCCAGCGCATTTGGATTCAAAGGCTCAGGGCCCGCGCTTCTCCCAATCAGACAGTTAAAGCCAACCGCCGGCGAAACGCCATGTGGGCGCCCAGCCGGCGAATCTCGAGCAATCCAATCGGTTCGGACCGAACCGCCGCGAGACCGCACCGCACAACTGTCGCGGCGAACCTGCCCGGACTTCGACTTTAGCA from Candidatus Binatus sp. carries:
- the dnaE gene encoding DNA polymerase III subunit alpha, whose translation is MSFVHLHVHTQYSLLDGANKIGPLIDHAKASGMEAIAMTDHGNMFGAVEFYQKARAAGVKPIIGCEAYLAPGKRTDRTQVARSDDFDGGGNFHLILLAQNREGYRNLCKLLTTAYQDGLYYKPRIDKEILAELSGGLIVLSGCLSGEIARWLRQDRMDKARETAESYAKMFPGRYYLELQDNKLHSPYNEALREIGKQVGLPLVATNDCHYLHREDAKAHEVLLCIQTGKTMADETRWRFDTDELYVKTPEEMASAFGAGAEELRNSVEIARRIDFEFEFGKFHFPVFKSGPGVDLDAEMEHRAREGLTARLAEIRARRADFDESQYQERIDREIPVIRDMGFSGYMLIVADFIGYARGLGIPVGPGRGSVVGSLVSYALGITEVDPVEHRLLFERWLNPGRKSMPDIDVDFCFERRDEVLDYVRKKYGDDRVAQIITFGTIKGKQAIRDVGRVLGLSFAETDKIVKLYPAPKQGRDFPLADALEMEPRLKAERKLHPDLFNYAFKLEGLLRHASRHAAGVVISDQPLSDLVPLYVDKERDEAALAITQYSMKGVEEIGLVKFDFLALKNLTLIADTLALIKAGGKPPPDLNRLRLDDADTYRMLSRGDTVGVFQLESSGMRRFITELKPTCFDDVIAAGSLFRPGPLDAIQDGKTMVQHYVDRKHGKEPVEYDHPLLEPVLRDTYGVIVYQEQVMRAAQALAGYSLEQADILRAAMGKKNHAVMEKERERFIEGAKKHGVNATLANSIFEKIETFASYGFNRSHAAAYALTTYTTAYLKAHYPHEFMAALMSLDMDDVDKTYKNIAALRDMKIAILPPDVNQSRVKFTVADGAIRFGLAAIRGVGAKPAEAILAQREANGPFESIADFCLRVGTQLISRRVLEALIKCGAFDSVSAVRAALMAQTENAIKLAQKAQSDAEKNQIGLFGGAVKVPKLAAREPIPEWDAREKLKFEKEALGFYITAHPLDKYDRELARISKVTTADLSAAPDGSPVQIAGVIHAVKLKNNKSGKRYATFSLEDRQGAVEAIAWSETYQKFEAIIMGDEPVVARGKLDVDDERAQIILEGLVPLDAALLDSIREVRITAPMNRLENGGLDALKAMLSRYRGKSMTYLHLGLDDGREAVMLLGDSYRVTPTDTFVAELEQILSPGAVELR
- a CDS encoding 50S ribosomal protein L25: METGELACEKRATRPKGQNNALRRNGRVPAILYGPTTAPMPLAIDRLELKARISAAAHTRIVKLKSSAAEIDGKHVIFKDVQRAPVSGEILHADLYEVDLNRPIRVEVALKFTGKAKGVANGGILAPLARTATVECLPLEIPDSIEVDVSDVDIHDVIHVSAVKFPGSVKPIFDTDYPVVSVLPPTVAEVAVVAVAEPVEGAVVEGAPVEGAAAAPAEGAAKEGGDKDKTAKKPEAARKPEAAEKKK
- a CDS encoding ribose-phosphate pyrophosphokinase — protein: MSDGVKDQLEVFTGNSNPALAREVTEHLGVKLGEAEVGHFPDGEVMVEIRENVRGGDCFVIQSTCTPPNENLMELILVTDALRRASAGRITAVIPYFGYARQDRKVAPRVPISAKVVADLITTAGVNRVLTVDLHAGQIQGFFNIPVDNLYAMPVLINYLRKRIEGKKVSVVSPDAGGVERARAYARRLNANLAIIDKRRRRASEVAEMQLVGEVKDSIALLVDDMIDTAGTITEAAKVVANAGASEVIAVATHPILSDPACERLNKSNITEIVTTNTIPLRAKAQAELTKLRVLSVASLLAEAVKRIHNEESVSSLFA